A stretch of the Musa acuminata AAA Group cultivar baxijiao chromosome BXJ2-7, Cavendish_Baxijiao_AAA, whole genome shotgun sequence genome encodes the following:
- the LOC135616972 gene encoding HMG-Y-related protein A-like — protein MGTEEDPRTHPLPPYPEMILTAVSAFGEDNGTSESAISEYIESSHSGQLPPSHPSLLAAHLARMTETGELILVDGGYLRSCPDTAPPPIKRGRGRPPKAKIPVSADAAPRRRGRPPKPADPLAPAKIPRPRGRPRKNAPSDAAPRQAGLAKRPRGRPPKVRTQFREVGFV, from the exons ATGGGCACAGAAGAAGATCCGCGGACCCACCCCCTCCCTCCGTACCCTGAG ATGATTCTGACCGCGGTCTCGGCGTTCGGTGAGGATAACGGGACGAGCGAGTCGGCCATCTCCGAGTACATCGAGTCCTCCCACAGTGGCCAGCTGCCGCCGTCCCATCCTTCGCTGCTGGCTGCCCACCTCGCCCGGATGACGGAGACCGGCGAGCTGATTTTGGTCGACGGCGGATACCTGCGGTCCTGCCCCGACACGGCGCCGCCGCCCATCAAGCGCGGCCGCGGGCGGCCGCCCAAGGCTAAGATCCCCGTCTCGGCCGACGCCGCTCCGAGGCGGCGCGGCCGTCCGCCGAAGCCCGCCGACCCCCTTGCTCCCGCCAAGATCCCCCGCCCCCGCGGTCGCCCCCGCAAGAACGCCCCTTCTGACGCTGCCCCCAGGCAGGCTGGTCTGGCCAAGAGGCCGAGGGGCAGGCCACCTAAAGTTAGGACGCAGTTCAGGGAAGTCGGGTTTGTCTGA